From the genome of Pelobates fuscus isolate aPelFus1 chromosome 6, aPelFus1.pri, whole genome shotgun sequence, one region includes:
- the LOC134566053 gene encoding zinc finger MYM-type protein 1-like, which produces MGHVYATVQIQSSTGEGLTEAILSELEKFKIPVGDMRGQGYDNGSNMKGKHQGVQKRILDLNSRAFYIPCSAHTLNLVVNDAAMSCRDAATFFSIVQKIYVFLSGSTVRWNVLKKHIGRLTLKPLSDTRWSSRIDAIRPFRFQVGEIFDALSEISRENSHTAMARSDAESLSRELNNFKFLCLIVLWYNILNRINFVSKLLQSRIMYLPDVIDILESTTTFLKNYRSDKGFEDLLVEAKDLLLEMEIDPVFPPIVRQIKKKRMFCYEAPDDPICDPAKIFKIECFYSILDVCSNSLDERFEQIKHHSKHFQFLYTIQKLKDVPREAVMEYCTDLQMINQEMLIWMEHNFVRNLQYWLLS; this is translated from the coding sequence atgggtcatgtgtacgccactgtccagATCCAAAGTTCAACTGGGGAAGGTTTAACTGAGGCAATTTTGTCTGAACTTGAAAAATTTAAGATCCCAGTTGGTGATATGAGAGGACAAGGATACGATAATGGATCCAATATGAAGGGCAAACACCAAGGTGTTCAGAAAAGAATCCTGGATTTAAACTCGCGTGCCTTTTATATTCCCTGCAGCGCTCATACATTAAATCTAGTTGTGAATGATGCAGCCATGTCATGCAGGGATGCTGCAACCTTCTTTTCTATTGTACAGAAAATCTATGTGTTTTTGTCAGGATCCACAGTTCGATGGAATGTCTTAAAGAAGCACATTGGCAGACTTACACTTAAACCTTTGTCTGACACCAGATGGTCTTCAAGAATAGATGCTATTCGCCCATTTAGGTTCCAGGTTGGAGAAATTTTTGATGCGCTCTCTGAAATTTCAAGAGAGAACTCTCACACGGCAATGGCACGGTCTGATGCTGAATCGCTTTCAAGAGAACtgaataactttaaatttttgtgTCTTATTGTGTTGTGGTACAACATCTTAAATAGAATAAACTTTGTTAGCAAACTTCTCCAAAGTAGAATTATGTATCTTCCAGATGTTATAGATATTCTGGAATCCACAACCACTTTTTTGAAGAATTATCGTTCTGATAAAGGGTTTGAAGATTTACTGGTAGAGGCAAAAGACCTATTATTGGAAATGGAAATAGATCCTGTGTTTCCTCCTATTGTGCGACAAATTAAGAAAAAGAGGATGTTTTGTTATGAAGCACCGGATGATCCGATTTGTGATCCTGCaaaaatttttaaaattgagtGCTTTTACAGCATTTTGGATGTATGTAGTAATTCTCTTGATGAGAGATTTGAGCAAATTAAGCACCACAGTAAGCACTTCCAGTTTCTTTATACTATACAAAAACTTAAGGATGTACCAAGGGAAGCAGTTATGGAGTACTGTACAGACTTGCAGATGATAAATCAGGAGATGCTGATCTGGATGGAGCACAACTTTGTGAGGAACTTACAATATTGGCTCCTATCTTGA